A stretch of the Nicotiana tabacum cultivar K326 chromosome 6, ASM71507v2, whole genome shotgun sequence genome encodes the following:
- the LOC107768944 gene encoding potassium channel SKOR isoform X1 produces MDRGKGRGEDSEDEEFKVEDLQESSNSKKLASNWKNRFKLLRNYSSLDTNNVSVRNGDQGRDSTSRGGRRDHCYGFVIHPDNWWYLLWTQFILIWAIYSSFFTPLEFGFFRGLPENLFLLDIAGQIAFLIDIVVLFFVAYRDAHSYCMVYDRKLIALRYLKSRFLVDLLGCFPWDAIYKACGRKEPVRYLLWIRLSRALRVTEFFEKLEKDIRLNYLFTRIVKLLVVEVYCTHTAACIFYYLATTLPPWEEGYTWIGSLKMGDYSYAHFRGIDLWTRYITSLYFAIVTMATVGYGEIHAVNTKEMIFVMIYVSFDMILGAYLLGNMAALIVKGSKTEKFRDKMADIIKYMNRNRLGKRISKEIKDHVRLQYESRYNESSVLQDIPASIRAKISQKLYEPYIRGVPLFRGCSHEFIKQIAIKVHEEFFLPGEVIMEQGSMADQLYFVCHGKVEEVRKPEENETEESLLDLHTYNSVGEISVLCNIPVPYTVQVYELSRLLRIDKQALVEILGIYFSDGRVIINNLLEGRESSLRSKILDSDITLNIAKHESELTMRLNCAAHDGDLYRLSRIIGAGADPSRTDYDGRSPLHLAASKGHGDITVFLIQRGVEINARDKFGSTALLEAVKNGHDHVASLLMEAGALLGIDNDGTCLCEAVSKRDLDYLRRLLDSGINPNSKNYDFRTPLHLAASEGLFPISVLLLEAGASVFAVDRWGRTPLDEARVGGNKNLIKLLEDAQGSQLSEFSTSFGKQDEGQRVRCRVFASDPRSLKDERRKVVLWVPQSIDELINTAKAQLRVSSANCVVSEDGAKILDTDMISDGQKLFLVRESTLSL; encoded by the exons ATGGATAGAGGAAAAGGAAGAGGTGAAGATTCAGAAGATGAGGAATTTAAGGTTGAGGATCTTCAAGAAAGTTCCAACTCCAAGAAATTAGCCTCTAATTGGAAGAATCGCTTCAAGCTTTTGAGGAACTATTCTAGTCTTGACACTAATAATGTTAGTGTTAGAAATGGAGATCAAGGGAGAGACAGTACAAGCAGGGGAGGACGTAGAGATCACTGCTATGGCTTTGTTATTCATCCTGATAATTG GTGGTACCTGTTGTGGACTCAATTCATTCTGATATGGGCGATTTACTCCTCCTTCTTCACTCCCCTGGAGTTTGGGTTTTTCAGAGGACTCCCCGAAAATCTGTTCCTTCTGGACATTGCCGGCCAAATTGCTTTCCTCATCGACATCGTCGTTCTCTTTTTTGTTGCGTATCGAGACGCTCATTCTTACTGCATGGTCTACGACCGTAAACTCATTGCCCTTCG GTACTTGAAATCTCGTTTCCTGGTGGACTTGCTAGGTTGCTTCCCATGGGATgctatatacaag GCTTGTGGAAGAAAGGAGCCAGTTAGATACCTCTTATGGATTAGGCTAAGCCGAGCCCTTAGAGTGACAGAGTTTTTTGAAAAGCTGGAGAAAGACATCCGTCTAAATTATCTGTTTACAAGGATTGTGAAGTTATTAGTTGTCGAAGTATACTGCACTCACACCGCTGCTTGTATTTTTTACTATCTGGCTACTACATTGCCTCCATGGGAGGAAGGTTACACGTGGATAGGAAGCCTGAAGATGGGTGACTATAGTTATGCACATTTCCGAGGCATTGATCTTTGGACTCGCTATATCACATCTTTGTACTTTGCCATTGTCACCATGGCAACTGTTG GTTATGGAGAAATTCATGCAGTCAATACCAAGGAAATGATATTTGTAATGATTTATGTCTCTTTTGACATGATTCTTGGTGCCTACCTACTTGGTAATATGGCAGCATTAATTGTAAAAGGATCCAAAACTGAAAAGTTCAGGGATAAAATGGCAGATATTATAAAGTATATGAACAGAAACAGGCTGGGGAAACGCATAAGCAAAGAGATCAAAGATCATGTCAGATTACAGTATGAGAGCCGATATAATGAGTCTTCTGTTCTTCAGGATATTCCTGCTTCAATTCGAGCTAAG ATTTCGCAAAAGTTGTATGAGCCCTACATCAGAGGAGTCCCACTTTTCAGAGGTTGCTCGCATGAATTTATCAAACAGATT GCAATCAAAGTACATGAAGAATTTTTCCTTCCAGGGGAAGTGATTATGGAACAGGGTAGCATGGCAGATCAACTGTATTTTGTCTGTCATGGTAAAGTG GAAGAAGTTAGAAAACCAGAAGAAAATGAAACTGAAGAATCTCTCCTGGATCTTCACACTTACAACTCTGTTGGTGAAATTTCTGTTCTTTGTAACATCCCAGTCccttatacagttcaagtttatgAGTTATCTAGACTGCTACGAATTGATAAACAAGCTCTGGTGGAGATTCTGGGGATATACTTCTCTGACGGGCGTGTAATCATCAATAATCTACTTGAG GGAAGAGAGTCAAGCCTTCGAAGCAAGATATTGGATTCAGACATAACACTGAATATTGCGAAACATGAATCTGAGCTCACGATGAGGTTGAACTGTGCAGCTCACGATGGAGATTTGTATCGTCTAAGTCGTATAATTGGTGCAGGAGCAGACCCCAGCCGAACTGATTATGATGGAAGATCACCCCTG CATCTAGCTGCATCCAAGGGACATGGAGATATTACCGTTTTCCTTATCCAAAGAGGAGTGGAGATTAATGCTAGAG ATAAGTTTGGCTCCACTGCATTGCTTGAAGCGGTTAAGAATGGCCATGATCATGTGGCTTCTTTGCTTATGGAAGCAGGGGCACTACTAGGTATAGATAATGATGGGACTTGCCTTTGTGAGGCAGTCTCGAAAAGAGATCTAGATTATTTGAGAAGACTGTTGGACAGCGGCATCAATCCTAATTCCAAAAATTATGACTTTCGAACACCACTTCACCTAGCTGCATCAGAAGGGCTGTTTCCAATTTCAGTGTTACTGTTAGAAGCTGGGGCTAGTGTCTTTGCAGTGGACAG GTGGGGAAGAACTCCACTTGATGAAGCTCGAGTAGGTGGAAACAAGAATCTTATTAAGCTACTGGAAGATGCACAGGGTAGTCAACTGTCAGAATTTTCTACGAGCTTTGGAAAACAAG ATGAAGGGCAGCGGGTTAGATGCAGAGTGTTCGCTTCAGACCCCAGGAGTCTCAAAGACGAGAGAAGAAAAGTAGTTCTATGGGTACCACAAAGCATTGATGAGCTCATTAACACAGCTAAGGCGCAGTTGAGAGTTTCATCAGCAAATTGTGTAGTCTCAGAAGATGGAGCCAAGATCCTGGACACAGACATGATATCTGATGGTCAAAAACTGTTTTTAGTTAGGGAAAGCACACTAAGTCTCTAA
- the LOC107768944 gene encoding potassium channel SKOR isoform X2, which produces MQVVPVVDSIHSDMGDLLLLLHSPGVWVFQRTPRKSVPSGHCRPNCFPHRHRRSLFCCVSRRSFLLHGLRPYLKSRFLVDLLGCFPWDAIYKACGRKEPVRYLLWIRLSRALRVTEFFEKLEKDIRLNYLFTRIVKLLVVEVYCTHTAACIFYYLATTLPPWEEGYTWIGSLKMGDYSYAHFRGIDLWTRYITSLYFAIVTMATVGYGEIHAVNTKEMIFVMIYVSFDMILGAYLLGNMAALIVKGSKTEKFRDKMADIIKYMNRNRLGKRISKEIKDHVRLQYESRYNESSVLQDIPASIRAKISQKLYEPYIRGVPLFRGCSHEFIKQIAIKVHEEFFLPGEVIMEQGSMADQLYFVCHGKVEEVRKPEENETEESLLDLHTYNSVGEISVLCNIPVPYTVQVYELSRLLRIDKQALVEILGIYFSDGRVIINNLLEGRESSLRSKILDSDITLNIAKHESELTMRLNCAAHDGDLYRLSRIIGAGADPSRTDYDGRSPLHLAASKGHGDITVFLIQRGVEINARDKFGSTALLEAVKNGHDHVASLLMEAGALLGIDNDGTCLCEAVSKRDLDYLRRLLDSGINPNSKNYDFRTPLHLAASEGLFPISVLLLEAGASVFAVDRWGRTPLDEARVGGNKNLIKLLEDAQGSQLSEFSTSFGKQDEGQRVRCRVFASDPRSLKDERRKVVLWVPQSIDELINTAKAQLRVSSANCVVSEDGAKILDTDMISDGQKLFLVRESTLSL; this is translated from the exons ATGCAGGTGGTACCTGTTGTGGACTCAATTCATTCTGATATGGGCGATTTACTCCTCCTTCTTCACTCCCCTGGAGTTTGGGTTTTTCAGAGGACTCCCCGAAAATCTGTTCCTTCTGGACATTGCCGGCCAAATTGCTTTCCTCATCGACATCGTCGTTCTCTTTTTTGTTGCGTATCGAGACGCTCATTCTTACTGCATGGTCTACGACC GTACTTGAAATCTCGTTTCCTGGTGGACTTGCTAGGTTGCTTCCCATGGGATgctatatacaag GCTTGTGGAAGAAAGGAGCCAGTTAGATACCTCTTATGGATTAGGCTAAGCCGAGCCCTTAGAGTGACAGAGTTTTTTGAAAAGCTGGAGAAAGACATCCGTCTAAATTATCTGTTTACAAGGATTGTGAAGTTATTAGTTGTCGAAGTATACTGCACTCACACCGCTGCTTGTATTTTTTACTATCTGGCTACTACATTGCCTCCATGGGAGGAAGGTTACACGTGGATAGGAAGCCTGAAGATGGGTGACTATAGTTATGCACATTTCCGAGGCATTGATCTTTGGACTCGCTATATCACATCTTTGTACTTTGCCATTGTCACCATGGCAACTGTTG GTTATGGAGAAATTCATGCAGTCAATACCAAGGAAATGATATTTGTAATGATTTATGTCTCTTTTGACATGATTCTTGGTGCCTACCTACTTGGTAATATGGCAGCATTAATTGTAAAAGGATCCAAAACTGAAAAGTTCAGGGATAAAATGGCAGATATTATAAAGTATATGAACAGAAACAGGCTGGGGAAACGCATAAGCAAAGAGATCAAAGATCATGTCAGATTACAGTATGAGAGCCGATATAATGAGTCTTCTGTTCTTCAGGATATTCCTGCTTCAATTCGAGCTAAG ATTTCGCAAAAGTTGTATGAGCCCTACATCAGAGGAGTCCCACTTTTCAGAGGTTGCTCGCATGAATTTATCAAACAGATT GCAATCAAAGTACATGAAGAATTTTTCCTTCCAGGGGAAGTGATTATGGAACAGGGTAGCATGGCAGATCAACTGTATTTTGTCTGTCATGGTAAAGTG GAAGAAGTTAGAAAACCAGAAGAAAATGAAACTGAAGAATCTCTCCTGGATCTTCACACTTACAACTCTGTTGGTGAAATTTCTGTTCTTTGTAACATCCCAGTCccttatacagttcaagtttatgAGTTATCTAGACTGCTACGAATTGATAAACAAGCTCTGGTGGAGATTCTGGGGATATACTTCTCTGACGGGCGTGTAATCATCAATAATCTACTTGAG GGAAGAGAGTCAAGCCTTCGAAGCAAGATATTGGATTCAGACATAACACTGAATATTGCGAAACATGAATCTGAGCTCACGATGAGGTTGAACTGTGCAGCTCACGATGGAGATTTGTATCGTCTAAGTCGTATAATTGGTGCAGGAGCAGACCCCAGCCGAACTGATTATGATGGAAGATCACCCCTG CATCTAGCTGCATCCAAGGGACATGGAGATATTACCGTTTTCCTTATCCAAAGAGGAGTGGAGATTAATGCTAGAG ATAAGTTTGGCTCCACTGCATTGCTTGAAGCGGTTAAGAATGGCCATGATCATGTGGCTTCTTTGCTTATGGAAGCAGGGGCACTACTAGGTATAGATAATGATGGGACTTGCCTTTGTGAGGCAGTCTCGAAAAGAGATCTAGATTATTTGAGAAGACTGTTGGACAGCGGCATCAATCCTAATTCCAAAAATTATGACTTTCGAACACCACTTCACCTAGCTGCATCAGAAGGGCTGTTTCCAATTTCAGTGTTACTGTTAGAAGCTGGGGCTAGTGTCTTTGCAGTGGACAG GTGGGGAAGAACTCCACTTGATGAAGCTCGAGTAGGTGGAAACAAGAATCTTATTAAGCTACTGGAAGATGCACAGGGTAGTCAACTGTCAGAATTTTCTACGAGCTTTGGAAAACAAG ATGAAGGGCAGCGGGTTAGATGCAGAGTGTTCGCTTCAGACCCCAGGAGTCTCAAAGACGAGAGAAGAAAAGTAGTTCTATGGGTACCACAAAGCATTGATGAGCTCATTAACACAGCTAAGGCGCAGTTGAGAGTTTCATCAGCAAATTGTGTAGTCTCAGAAGATGGAGCCAAGATCCTGGACACAGACATGATATCTGATGGTCAAAAACTGTTTTTAGTTAGGGAAAGCACACTAAGTCTCTAA
- the LOC107768944 gene encoding potassium channel SKOR isoform X3: MGDLLLLLHSPGVWVFQRTPRKSVPSGHCRPNCFPHRHRRSLFCCVSRRSFLLHGLRPYLKSRFLVDLLGCFPWDAIYKACGRKEPVRYLLWIRLSRALRVTEFFEKLEKDIRLNYLFTRIVKLLVVEVYCTHTAACIFYYLATTLPPWEEGYTWIGSLKMGDYSYAHFRGIDLWTRYITSLYFAIVTMATVGYGEIHAVNTKEMIFVMIYVSFDMILGAYLLGNMAALIVKGSKTEKFRDKMADIIKYMNRNRLGKRISKEIKDHVRLQYESRYNESSVLQDIPASIRAKISQKLYEPYIRGVPLFRGCSHEFIKQIAIKVHEEFFLPGEVIMEQGSMADQLYFVCHGKVEEVRKPEENETEESLLDLHTYNSVGEISVLCNIPVPYTVQVYELSRLLRIDKQALVEILGIYFSDGRVIINNLLEGRESSLRSKILDSDITLNIAKHESELTMRLNCAAHDGDLYRLSRIIGAGADPSRTDYDGRSPLHLAASKGHGDITVFLIQRGVEINARDKFGSTALLEAVKNGHDHVASLLMEAGALLGIDNDGTCLCEAVSKRDLDYLRRLLDSGINPNSKNYDFRTPLHLAASEGLFPISVLLLEAGASVFAVDRWGRTPLDEARVGGNKNLIKLLEDAQGSQLSEFSTSFGKQDEGQRVRCRVFASDPRSLKDERRKVVLWVPQSIDELINTAKAQLRVSSANCVVSEDGAKILDTDMISDGQKLFLVRESTLSL; the protein is encoded by the exons ATGGGCGATTTACTCCTCCTTCTTCACTCCCCTGGAGTTTGGGTTTTTCAGAGGACTCCCCGAAAATCTGTTCCTTCTGGACATTGCCGGCCAAATTGCTTTCCTCATCGACATCGTCGTTCTCTTTTTTGTTGCGTATCGAGACGCTCATTCTTACTGCATGGTCTACGACC GTACTTGAAATCTCGTTTCCTGGTGGACTTGCTAGGTTGCTTCCCATGGGATgctatatacaag GCTTGTGGAAGAAAGGAGCCAGTTAGATACCTCTTATGGATTAGGCTAAGCCGAGCCCTTAGAGTGACAGAGTTTTTTGAAAAGCTGGAGAAAGACATCCGTCTAAATTATCTGTTTACAAGGATTGTGAAGTTATTAGTTGTCGAAGTATACTGCACTCACACCGCTGCTTGTATTTTTTACTATCTGGCTACTACATTGCCTCCATGGGAGGAAGGTTACACGTGGATAGGAAGCCTGAAGATGGGTGACTATAGTTATGCACATTTCCGAGGCATTGATCTTTGGACTCGCTATATCACATCTTTGTACTTTGCCATTGTCACCATGGCAACTGTTG GTTATGGAGAAATTCATGCAGTCAATACCAAGGAAATGATATTTGTAATGATTTATGTCTCTTTTGACATGATTCTTGGTGCCTACCTACTTGGTAATATGGCAGCATTAATTGTAAAAGGATCCAAAACTGAAAAGTTCAGGGATAAAATGGCAGATATTATAAAGTATATGAACAGAAACAGGCTGGGGAAACGCATAAGCAAAGAGATCAAAGATCATGTCAGATTACAGTATGAGAGCCGATATAATGAGTCTTCTGTTCTTCAGGATATTCCTGCTTCAATTCGAGCTAAG ATTTCGCAAAAGTTGTATGAGCCCTACATCAGAGGAGTCCCACTTTTCAGAGGTTGCTCGCATGAATTTATCAAACAGATT GCAATCAAAGTACATGAAGAATTTTTCCTTCCAGGGGAAGTGATTATGGAACAGGGTAGCATGGCAGATCAACTGTATTTTGTCTGTCATGGTAAAGTG GAAGAAGTTAGAAAACCAGAAGAAAATGAAACTGAAGAATCTCTCCTGGATCTTCACACTTACAACTCTGTTGGTGAAATTTCTGTTCTTTGTAACATCCCAGTCccttatacagttcaagtttatgAGTTATCTAGACTGCTACGAATTGATAAACAAGCTCTGGTGGAGATTCTGGGGATATACTTCTCTGACGGGCGTGTAATCATCAATAATCTACTTGAG GGAAGAGAGTCAAGCCTTCGAAGCAAGATATTGGATTCAGACATAACACTGAATATTGCGAAACATGAATCTGAGCTCACGATGAGGTTGAACTGTGCAGCTCACGATGGAGATTTGTATCGTCTAAGTCGTATAATTGGTGCAGGAGCAGACCCCAGCCGAACTGATTATGATGGAAGATCACCCCTG CATCTAGCTGCATCCAAGGGACATGGAGATATTACCGTTTTCCTTATCCAAAGAGGAGTGGAGATTAATGCTAGAG ATAAGTTTGGCTCCACTGCATTGCTTGAAGCGGTTAAGAATGGCCATGATCATGTGGCTTCTTTGCTTATGGAAGCAGGGGCACTACTAGGTATAGATAATGATGGGACTTGCCTTTGTGAGGCAGTCTCGAAAAGAGATCTAGATTATTTGAGAAGACTGTTGGACAGCGGCATCAATCCTAATTCCAAAAATTATGACTTTCGAACACCACTTCACCTAGCTGCATCAGAAGGGCTGTTTCCAATTTCAGTGTTACTGTTAGAAGCTGGGGCTAGTGTCTTTGCAGTGGACAG GTGGGGAAGAACTCCACTTGATGAAGCTCGAGTAGGTGGAAACAAGAATCTTATTAAGCTACTGGAAGATGCACAGGGTAGTCAACTGTCAGAATTTTCTACGAGCTTTGGAAAACAAG ATGAAGGGCAGCGGGTTAGATGCAGAGTGTTCGCTTCAGACCCCAGGAGTCTCAAAGACGAGAGAAGAAAAGTAGTTCTATGGGTACCACAAAGCATTGATGAGCTCATTAACACAGCTAAGGCGCAGTTGAGAGTTTCATCAGCAAATTGTGTAGTCTCAGAAGATGGAGCCAAGATCCTGGACACAGACATGATATCTGATGGTCAAAAACTGTTTTTAGTTAGGGAAAGCACACTAAGTCTCTAA
- the LOC107768944 gene encoding potassium channel SKOR isoform X4 has product MLLACGRKEPVRYLLWIRLSRALRVTEFFEKLEKDIRLNYLFTRIVKLLVVEVYCTHTAACIFYYLATTLPPWEEGYTWIGSLKMGDYSYAHFRGIDLWTRYITSLYFAIVTMATVGYGEIHAVNTKEMIFVMIYVSFDMILGAYLLGNMAALIVKGSKTEKFRDKMADIIKYMNRNRLGKRISKEIKDHVRLQYESRYNESSVLQDIPASIRAKISQKLYEPYIRGVPLFRGCSHEFIKQIAIKVHEEFFLPGEVIMEQGSMADQLYFVCHGKVEEVRKPEENETEESLLDLHTYNSVGEISVLCNIPVPYTVQVYELSRLLRIDKQALVEILGIYFSDGRVIINNLLEGRESSLRSKILDSDITLNIAKHESELTMRLNCAAHDGDLYRLSRIIGAGADPSRTDYDGRSPLHLAASKGHGDITVFLIQRGVEINARDKFGSTALLEAVKNGHDHVASLLMEAGALLGIDNDGTCLCEAVSKRDLDYLRRLLDSGINPNSKNYDFRTPLHLAASEGLFPISVLLLEAGASVFAVDRWGRTPLDEARVGGNKNLIKLLEDAQGSQLSEFSTSFGKQDEGQRVRCRVFASDPRSLKDERRKVVLWVPQSIDELINTAKAQLRVSSANCVVSEDGAKILDTDMISDGQKLFLVRESTLSL; this is encoded by the exons ATGCTATTG GCTTGTGGAAGAAAGGAGCCAGTTAGATACCTCTTATGGATTAGGCTAAGCCGAGCCCTTAGAGTGACAGAGTTTTTTGAAAAGCTGGAGAAAGACATCCGTCTAAATTATCTGTTTACAAGGATTGTGAAGTTATTAGTTGTCGAAGTATACTGCACTCACACCGCTGCTTGTATTTTTTACTATCTGGCTACTACATTGCCTCCATGGGAGGAAGGTTACACGTGGATAGGAAGCCTGAAGATGGGTGACTATAGTTATGCACATTTCCGAGGCATTGATCTTTGGACTCGCTATATCACATCTTTGTACTTTGCCATTGTCACCATGGCAACTGTTG GTTATGGAGAAATTCATGCAGTCAATACCAAGGAAATGATATTTGTAATGATTTATGTCTCTTTTGACATGATTCTTGGTGCCTACCTACTTGGTAATATGGCAGCATTAATTGTAAAAGGATCCAAAACTGAAAAGTTCAGGGATAAAATGGCAGATATTATAAAGTATATGAACAGAAACAGGCTGGGGAAACGCATAAGCAAAGAGATCAAAGATCATGTCAGATTACAGTATGAGAGCCGATATAATGAGTCTTCTGTTCTTCAGGATATTCCTGCTTCAATTCGAGCTAAG ATTTCGCAAAAGTTGTATGAGCCCTACATCAGAGGAGTCCCACTTTTCAGAGGTTGCTCGCATGAATTTATCAAACAGATT GCAATCAAAGTACATGAAGAATTTTTCCTTCCAGGGGAAGTGATTATGGAACAGGGTAGCATGGCAGATCAACTGTATTTTGTCTGTCATGGTAAAGTG GAAGAAGTTAGAAAACCAGAAGAAAATGAAACTGAAGAATCTCTCCTGGATCTTCACACTTACAACTCTGTTGGTGAAATTTCTGTTCTTTGTAACATCCCAGTCccttatacagttcaagtttatgAGTTATCTAGACTGCTACGAATTGATAAACAAGCTCTGGTGGAGATTCTGGGGATATACTTCTCTGACGGGCGTGTAATCATCAATAATCTACTTGAG GGAAGAGAGTCAAGCCTTCGAAGCAAGATATTGGATTCAGACATAACACTGAATATTGCGAAACATGAATCTGAGCTCACGATGAGGTTGAACTGTGCAGCTCACGATGGAGATTTGTATCGTCTAAGTCGTATAATTGGTGCAGGAGCAGACCCCAGCCGAACTGATTATGATGGAAGATCACCCCTG CATCTAGCTGCATCCAAGGGACATGGAGATATTACCGTTTTCCTTATCCAAAGAGGAGTGGAGATTAATGCTAGAG ATAAGTTTGGCTCCACTGCATTGCTTGAAGCGGTTAAGAATGGCCATGATCATGTGGCTTCTTTGCTTATGGAAGCAGGGGCACTACTAGGTATAGATAATGATGGGACTTGCCTTTGTGAGGCAGTCTCGAAAAGAGATCTAGATTATTTGAGAAGACTGTTGGACAGCGGCATCAATCCTAATTCCAAAAATTATGACTTTCGAACACCACTTCACCTAGCTGCATCAGAAGGGCTGTTTCCAATTTCAGTGTTACTGTTAGAAGCTGGGGCTAGTGTCTTTGCAGTGGACAG GTGGGGAAGAACTCCACTTGATGAAGCTCGAGTAGGTGGAAACAAGAATCTTATTAAGCTACTGGAAGATGCACAGGGTAGTCAACTGTCAGAATTTTCTACGAGCTTTGGAAAACAAG ATGAAGGGCAGCGGGTTAGATGCAGAGTGTTCGCTTCAGACCCCAGGAGTCTCAAAGACGAGAGAAGAAAAGTAGTTCTATGGGTACCACAAAGCATTGATGAGCTCATTAACACAGCTAAGGCGCAGTTGAGAGTTTCATCAGCAAATTGTGTAGTCTCAGAAGATGGAGCCAAGATCCTGGACACAGACATGATATCTGATGGTCAAAAACTGTTTTTAGTTAGGGAAAGCACACTAAGTCTCTAA
- the LOC107805721 gene encoding large ribosomal subunit protein uL29c-like, translating to MMSLSIASPSSVTFTSKINLSKSSFNGIRIAQVCPVNHARTANSMSSSSMVVKMAKREEELKEIRTKTTEELQEEIVDLKGELFMLRLQRSARNEFKSSEFLRMRKRIARMLTVKRERELEEGINKRISRKLDRKWKKSIVPRPPPSLKKLQEEEAAAEAKESA from the exons ATGATGAGCCTCTCCATTGCCTCTCCTTCAAGTGTCACTTTTACTTCCAAGATAAACCTATCGAAATCTTCATTTAATggcattcgaattgctcaagtCTGTCCGGTTAATCATGCTCGAACCGCGAACTCTATGTCTTCTTCGTCAATGGTGGTGAAGATGGCGAAGAGGGAAGAGGAATTGAAGGAAATAAGAACCAAAACTACTGAGGAGCTTCAGGAAGAGATTGTTGACCTTAAAGGAGAGCTCTTCATGCTTCGTCTTCAACGATCTGCTCGTAATGAGTTTAAGTCTAGCGAGTTCCTTCGAATGCGCAAACGA ATTGCTCGGATGCTTACTGTTAAACGGGAGCGTGAGTTGGAAGAAGGAATTAACAAAAGGATATCTAGGAAGCTTGATCGGAAATGGAAGAAAAGCATTGTTCCTAGACCACCTCCTTCTTTGAAGAAATTGCAAGAGGAAGAGGCAGCTGCAGAAGCTAAGGAATCTGCTTGA
- the LOC107805720 gene encoding uncharacterized protein LOC107805720 yields the protein MGRLNSDPNRSLKHFSHPHELELCAQLQNPTPCSGCKLPPLAQMYTCKPCNFTLHLSCTQFPEQINHPSHSDHPLALLPTSKYPGGLFNCDACNHRGDGFSYHCSDCEYDLHVICASRPLKITHQLHKCQLQLTFKNPYADAKGFSCDVCHKIGVKQWLYRCSSCDFDVHLNCSTSGPISSVQGQTILQHHHSFPGATSSHNQFQQAPIAAQMRPNQFMHSASTVATGNESLQTPILTGQLMQNQNMQASLGIGQARPNLLFHSASTSSIPQHQLQPPLIQGQVRPNQYMQSPGTNNDLMNAAVQGLVEGAAQQVGQTIMQEIIGGGNYSDGNQGSSILGSIYGDSSQN from the coding sequence ATGGGGAGGTTGAACAGTGATCCAAATCGAAGCCTCAAGCACTTCAGTCATCCACATGAATTAGAGCTATGCGCTCAACTCCAGAATCCCACACCTTGTTCAGGATGCAAACTCCCACCATTAGCCCAAATGTACACGTGCAAACCGTGCAACTTCACTCTCCATTTAAGCTGCACTCAATTCCCAGAGCAGATAAACCACCCCTCACATTCTGACCACCCTCTAGCTCTCCTCCCGACATCCAAATACCCTGGTGGCCTTTTCAACTGTGATGCCTGCAACCACCGCGGAGATGGCTTCAGCTACCACTGCAGTGACTGTGAATATGATCTCCATGTGATCTGTGCATCAAGGCCCCTCAAAATTACACACCAACTGCATAAATGCCAGCTACAACTTACCTTCAAGAATCCTTACGCTGATGCCAAAGGCTTCTCTTGCGATGTATGCCACAAGATTGGAGTCAAGCAGTGGCTTTATAGATGCAGCTCTTGCGATTTTGATGTTCATTTGAATTGTTCAACTTCTGGTCCTATATCGTCAGTTCAAGGGCAAACCATCCTCCAGCACCACCATTCATTTCCTGGGGCGACTAGTTCACATAACCAATTCCAGCAGGCTCCTATTGCTGCACAGATGAGGCCAAACCAGTTTATGCACAGTGCAAGTACTGTTGCAACTGGCAACGAGTCTCTGCAGACTCCCATACTTACAGGACAACTGATGCAAAATCAGAACATGCAGGCTAGTCTGGGTATAGGTCAAGCAAGGCCAAACCTGCTATTCCATAGTGCAAGTACAAGTTCAATCCCCCAGCACCAGTTGCAACCTCCTCTAATTCAAGGGCAGGTGAGGCCTAACCAATACATGCAGTCTCCAGGGACAAACAATGATTTGATGAATGCTGCAGTTCAAGGACTTGTGGAAGGTGCAGCTCAGCAGGTTGGTCAAACTATCATGCAGGAGATAATAGGTGGTGGTAACTACAGTGATGGGAATCAAGGATCTTCAATTCTGGGAAGCATTTATGGTGACTCGTCACAGAACTAA